The Candidatus Margulisiibacteriota bacterium genome segment TCATTCCAGAGAATGCCGGCCTCGGCCTGCGGCGCGTAATAAGCGTCACATTTGTACTGGAATTCCGCAAGGTCTGACAGCACGGCAAAACCGTGGGCAAAACCCCGGGGTATGTAAAATTGTTTTTTGTTTTCCGCCGAGAGTGTAAGGCCAAGCCAGCGCTTAAAAGTCGGCGAGCCGCGGCGCAGATCAACGGCCACATCGTAAACCTCGCCCAGTGTGCAGCGCACCAGTTTGGTTTGCGCCAGACCGCCTTTTTGGAAATGCAGCCCGCGCAGTGTGCCGCGCACGGAGCGGGAATGATTGTCCTGCGCGAAAACAACATCCAGTCCAGCCGCGGCAAAAGTCTTTTGATTGTAGCTTTCGTAGAAAAAGCCGCGCGCGTCAGGAAAAACTTTTGGCTCGATGATCAGCAGTCCGGGAAATTCGGTCTTGATTATTTGCATAAAAACGCGCCTGTTTTTTCCCGCACGGTTTGCAGCGTTTTCATTATCTCCGCGCGGGCTTTGTCCGTGCCTTTTTGCAGGATTTTTTCCACCGCGTCGAGATTTTCAGCCAGCGCGGCGCGCCGCTCACGGTACGGCCGAAAATATTCCCAGAGCAGAGCAAAAGTTTCCTTCTTGGCGTCGCCGTAGCC includes the following:
- the rfbC gene encoding dTDP-4-dehydrorhamnose 3,5-epimerase; the encoded protein is MQIIKTEFPGLLIIEPKVFPDARGFFYESYNQKTFAAAGLDVVFAQDNHSRSVRGTLRGLHFQKGGLAQTKLVRCTLGEVYDVAVDLRRGSPTFKRWLGLTLSAENKKQFYIPRGFAHGFAVLSDLAEFQYKCDAYYAPQAEAGILWN